In Alkalihalobacterium alkalinitrilicum, a genomic segment contains:
- a CDS encoding sulfite oxidase encodes MSDDKVRPYFTTRKLVPENQEAPIHFLRGSIFNKEFWFLRNHFQYPNVTAGSRNLYITGNVIQACMIKLEDLKKLPSRTITVPLICAGNQRGKFKPKVFGEQWEEGAVNQGVWTGVSLRYLLSYVVPNKNSTEVVFTGKDAGKKHNVEGVVPFERSLPIDKALHPDTIVAYEYNGESLPYKHGYPLRLVVPNWYGMASVKWLQMITVLDHSYEGPFQTDDYVYYPIPHSDEGKTPVTTIQVNSIIQQPLNYSIIEEASHEIVGLAWSGAGKITEVEVSFDEGKTWEQAVLRVDFENPYAWTEWRLVWNPPGKGNYKIKSRAKDVKGHVQPQEEYWNRKGYGYNAIFSIDVKVE; translated from the coding sequence ATGAGTGATGATAAAGTAAGACCCTATTTCACAACGAGAAAACTAGTTCCAGAAAATCAAGAGGCACCGATTCACTTTTTGCGAGGATCTATTTTTAACAAAGAGTTTTGGTTTCTACGGAACCACTTTCAATACCCTAACGTAACAGCAGGTAGCAGGAACTTGTATATTACTGGAAATGTTATACAAGCTTGTATGATAAAGCTAGAGGACCTTAAAAAATTACCATCTAGAACAATCACTGTGCCATTGATTTGTGCGGGAAATCAACGGGGAAAATTTAAACCAAAAGTGTTTGGAGAGCAATGGGAAGAAGGGGCGGTAAATCAAGGTGTTTGGACAGGAGTCTCACTTAGATACTTATTGAGTTACGTTGTACCAAACAAAAATTCAACTGAAGTCGTATTTACAGGGAAAGACGCTGGAAAGAAACATAATGTAGAAGGGGTTGTTCCCTTTGAGAGAAGTTTGCCTATAGATAAAGCGCTCCATCCTGATACGATTGTAGCCTATGAATATAATGGGGAATCGCTTCCGTATAAACATGGGTACCCACTTCGTTTAGTTGTTCCAAATTGGTACGGGATGGCGTCTGTAAAATGGCTTCAAATGATAACCGTCCTCGACCATTCATATGAAGGACCTTTTCAAACAGACGATTATGTCTATTATCCAATTCCTCATTCGGACGAGGGAAAAACGCCCGTCACAACAATTCAAGTTAATTCAATCATTCAACAACCGTTAAACTATTCGATTATTGAGGAGGCTAGTCATGAGATTGTCGGTCTCGCCTGGAGCGGTGCTGGTAAAATTACTGAGGTAGAAGTTTCCTTTGATGAAGGAAAGACATGGGAACAAGCGGTATTAAGGGTGGACTTTGAAAACCCATATGCTTGGACTGAATGGCGGTTGGTCTGGAATCCGCCAGGGAAAGGAAATTATAAGATTAAGAGTCGAGCAAAAGATGTGAAAGGGCATGTTCAACCACAGGAAGAATATTGGAATCGTAAAGGATATGGATATAATGCGATATTTAGTATAGATGTTAAGGTAGAGTAA
- a CDS encoding sodium-dependent bicarbonate transport family permease produces MTLIYEIAHTNLLSPMILFFLIGIVAVVVNSDLKVPTAFYTGYTMIILLTIGIKGGVELRNVTLADMLPTILTAIILSILMFGISYLVVKGIFKFSLTDTFAISAHYGSVSAVTFIAGIAFLEKIEVYYEAYMSAILVIMEGPAIILAIILYKVYSQKQGEVASNPEASLKHVVKEAFFGKSIFLLLGGIFIGFVAHKDGLLQITPLFGDLFYGILCIFLLHMGMVATQSIRQIQNLKLISFLFAFILPVIGGTIGVLSGHFIGLSLGGAVVLAFLTGSASYIAAPAAVAQAIPQANSGIYIGAALGLTLPFNLIVGIPYFYWLASWVY; encoded by the coding sequence GTGACATTAATCTATGAAATAGCCCATACTAATTTATTATCTCCAATGATCTTATTTTTTCTAATAGGGATTGTAGCAGTAGTTGTGAATTCCGACCTAAAGGTTCCGACTGCTTTTTATACTGGATATACTATGATTATTCTATTAACGATTGGAATTAAAGGGGGAGTTGAACTCCGAAATGTCACTTTAGCAGATATGCTCCCAACGATTTTAACTGCAATTATATTAAGTATTTTAATGTTTGGCATTTCTTATCTAGTCGTAAAGGGAATTTTTAAATTCTCGTTAACGGATACTTTTGCTATATCAGCTCACTATGGTTCGGTGAGTGCAGTTACATTTATTGCTGGGATCGCCTTTTTAGAAAAAATTGAGGTTTACTATGAAGCTTATATGTCAGCAATACTAGTGATCATGGAAGGACCTGCAATTATCTTAGCCATTATCCTTTACAAAGTTTACTCTCAAAAGCAGGGTGAGGTTGCATCCAATCCAGAAGCTAGTTTAAAACATGTTGTTAAAGAAGCGTTTTTCGGGAAGAGTATTTTTCTTCTACTGGGCGGAATTTTCATTGGCTTTGTAGCTCATAAAGACGGGCTCTTACAAATTACACCGCTATTCGGTGATTTATTTTACGGTATTTTGTGTATTTTCTTGCTTCACATGGGGATGGTTGCAACACAAAGCATAAGGCAAATTCAAAATCTTAAGCTTATATCCTTTCTCTTTGCGTTTATTTTACCTGTGATCGGGGGAACGATCGGTGTATTATCGGGTCATTTTATTGGGTTATCTCTAGGAGGGGCCGTTGTTCTTGCCTTTTTGACAGGAAGTGCTTCCTATATCGCGGCGCCAGCAGCGGTTGCTCAAGCTATTCCCCAAGCAAATTCAGGTATTTATATTGGGGCGGCACTTGGCTTAACACTGCCATTCAATTTAATTGTTGGTATTCCATATTTTTATTGGTTAGCAAGTTGGGTATATTGA
- a CDS encoding transporter substrate-binding domain-containing protein — MRKIGSVLFALVLMVVLAACGTADDAPAENTEEAGAGSGADTTEEVEAEDTSWADVEAAGKLVVGTQGTYAPITFYDENNELTGFDVELVRELGERLGLEVEFSTMDFDGILPALRNGQIDIAANDFSITEERKETFDFVIPHKYSYGSIIVRTEDVDNFESAHDLEGVKVALGSLTSNYAMFADNIGADGVAYDGGVEAILRDIINGNRDAYLNDRLVLHRTLKGFDDDRLAVAEQVKYHATESAIIMLKGNTSLKERLDEVMQELLEDGTVARISEEFLGEDVSQPVDTSEVIGLDGK; from the coding sequence ATGAGAAAAATAGGGTCAGTACTCTTTGCGCTTGTGTTAATGGTTGTACTTGCAGCGTGTGGAACTGCCGATGATGCACCTGCAGAAAATACAGAAGAAGCAGGAGCTGGAAGTGGAGCAGATACAACAGAAGAAGTTGAAGCTGAAGATACATCATGGGCGGATGTTGAAGCAGCTGGTAAGTTAGTTGTAGGAACACAAGGAACTTACGCACCGATTACATTTTATGATGAAAATAATGAATTAACAGGCTTTGACGTAGAGCTTGTCCGCGAATTGGGTGAGCGTCTTGGTCTTGAAGTAGAATTTAGCACAATGGATTTTGATGGAATTTTACCTGCGTTACGTAATGGTCAAATTGACATTGCAGCTAATGATTTCTCTATTACAGAAGAACGTAAAGAAACATTTGACTTTGTAATTCCACATAAATACTCTTACGGTTCAATCATTGTACGTACAGAAGATGTGGATAATTTTGAATCAGCTCATGATTTAGAAGGAGTTAAGGTTGCATTAGGGTCTTTAACGAGTAACTACGCGATGTTTGCAGATAATATTGGTGCTGATGGAGTAGCTTATGACGGTGGTGTAGAAGCCATTCTTCGCGATATCATTAACGGAAATCGTGATGCCTATTTAAATGACCGATTAGTACTTCACCGTACACTTAAAGGTTTTGATGATGATCGTCTTGCAGTTGCTGAACAAGTGAAATACCATGCAACAGAAAGTGCCATCATTATGTTAAAAGGAAATACGTCTTTAAAAGAACGTTTAGATGAAGTCATGCAAGAATTACTAGAAGATGGCACAGTTGCACGTATATCTGAAGAATTTCTTGGTGAAGACGTGTCTCAGCCTGTTGATACCTCAGAAGTTATTGGCTTAGACGGTAAGTAA